A window from Plasmodium cynomolgi strain B DNA, chromosome 7, whole genome shotgun sequence encodes these proteins:
- a CDS encoding hypothetical protein (putative) translates to MDNAKGKNRSISRIIKEFYLNWNYRRHSWRISFYYNCLAILTAFSIALTLIFQQLIKSFSFFVNYSCEYEHINFILTDLLIFLILTSFISIFAFFLSRICSILSNFTINDFMSLGKWIERIGCTVKWFPWALAILIIFWFSINVFNLVTLYFTPNLWCKRRLNNIATHVVNNCRLFEGRTAACTIDMINTGSSSSTASYIRKCNDLNFLKNHNYFAFIPDMEDKNNVKCTFNNINICTLYKSLRYNQQILEKAKGLTLEGCMQNPPSEVEDFYDNNIQTSDLYKYSQIFTIGSSVTFVVVMFFFYFVKRTTQFDGLFYQSIDNSEMLILRVLRPLTPWTMLMSQLEPPAFFEKVSP, encoded by the exons atggacaatgCGAAAGGCAAGAACAGGAGCATAAGCCGCATTATCAAAGAGTTTTACCTAAACTGGAATTACAGGAGACACAGCTGGAGAATCAGTTTCTACTACAACTGCCTGGCAATCTTAACTGCTTTCAGCATTGCCCTCACTTTAATATTCCAGCAACTCATAAAATCATTCAGTTTTTTCGTAAACTATTCCTGCgaatatgaacatataaattttattcttacaGATTTATTAATCTTCCTAATTTTAACTAGCTTCATAAgcattttcgcattttttttatcgaggATTTGTTCCATCCTCtcaaattttacaattaacGATTTTATGTCGCTAGGCAAATGGATCGAAAGGATAGGCTGTACTGTGAAATGGTTTCCTTGGGCCTTAGCAATTTTGATCATATTTTGGTTCAGCATAAATGTATTTAATTTAGTTACCTTATATTTCACCCCCAACTTGTGGTGTAAAAGGCGCTTAAACAACATTGCCACGCATGTAGTCAACAACTGCAGGCTGTTTGAAGGTAGGACAGCCGCATGTACCATCGACATGATAAACACTGGTTCCAGTTCGAGCACTGCCAGCTACATTCGCAAATGCAACGACTTGAATTTCCTAAAAAATCATAACTACTTCGCATTCATTCCAGATatggaagataaaaataatgtaaaatgcACGTTCAACAATATCAACATTTGCACACTGTACAAAAGCTTACGATATAATCAGCAAATACTGGAGAAGGCAAAAGGGCTGACATTAGAAGGCTGCATGCAGAACCCTCCGTCCGAAGTAGAagatttttatgataataatatacaGACGAGCGATTTGTACAAATACTCTCAAATCTTTACCATCGGCAGTAGCGTCACTTTTGTGGTcgtcatgttttttttttattttgtcaaacGTACAACGCAGTTCGATGGGTTGTTTTATCAGTCTATAGACAACTCCGAAATGCTTATACTGCGCGTCCTGCGCCCTCTGACACCCTGGAC AATGCTGATGAGCCAACTGGAGCCACCTGCGTTCTTCGAAAAGGTTAGTCCATAA